One Phaseolus vulgaris cultivar G19833 chromosome 2, P. vulgaris v2.0, whole genome shotgun sequence DNA window includes the following coding sequences:
- the LOC137812639 gene encoding kinesin-like protein KIN-14J, whose amino-acid sequence MQWEQEVWEKGGSNNGNGFPRAGSQQLPSLVKWINAVLPNFNLPLDTSEDELRAQLRDGSVLCSILDNLVPGSVTGSGSLNELIGVKRFLVALDELGLSGFDLSDLEQGSMVPVLQCLETLKTHFSYNAARENIQSCSRKRWDQSNLTSSGESDSCLKDASKFQHAFDGSVGSDGIASVDHTAIKSNELFHLKNGLHVDYSDANLNEVLKSNNLDSVSTQLLFNTGKRILSDIFERKNGDVPQAHRAACLLRKILQVIELRFSNQAESMKNQNYRFKSREGKYQTRINALETLAVGTTKENEVLSCWVQQLKYALQVEQTKFEEKKRLEEQDFSHLKKEKVRSEIEISALKQDLEIAKRTHEKHVSELELLAAESKTEYEKRIEELKFHLADARKQVKELEAFSESRFLNWKNKEHNYQTIVNFQSGAFQELRTSMKSVKDDVIKTKRSYLEEFKYFGIKLKGLAEAAENYHVVLAENRKLYNEVQDLKGNIRVYCRIRPFLPGQNQSHTTIEFVGDDGELVVSNPLKQGKENRKLFKFNKVFGQATSQEEVFKDTQPLIRSVLDGYNVCIFAYGQTGSGKTYTMSGPGLSSKSDWGVNYRALYDLFHISQSRRSSIVYEVGVQMVEIYNEQVRDLLSSNGPQKRLGIWNTAQPNGLAVPDASMHSVNSMADVLELMNTGLMNRATSATALNERSSRSHSVLSVHVRGTDLKTNTLLRGCLHLVDLAGSERVDRSEATGDRLKEAQHINKSLSALGDVIFALSQKSSHVPYRNSKLTQLLQSSLGGQAKTLMFVQLNPDVASYSETVSTLKFAERVSGVELGAARSNKEGRDVRELMEQMASLKDVIGRKDEEIEQLQLLKANQNGAKHGMISVRHGSTSPRRRSIGTPQNSTRPGVRSFKVNGKAASDMDNCSEYSDKHSEAGSHQSMDDFRNKPSSLRLKLARDDISQNFNEDTDLLRFGDADSEERLSDISDGGLSMGTETEGSISSIVEYTLFPELEKAAETTPGKNNNTIINFPAESTEKPIMPSKIPKAAQVSQKMRTRPSRLSLSKTSLKAPSSVIKPTASSSSCSKSLKRWQ is encoded by the exons GTAGCCAGCAGCTTCCATCACTGGTGAAGTGGATAAATGCTGTGCTTCCTAACTTTAATCTGCCTTTAGATACTTCAGAGGACGAGTTGAGGGCACAGTTGAGGGATGGATCTGTGTTATGCAGCATTTTGGACAATCTGGTTCCTGGTTCGGTGACG GGAAGTGGTTCTTTGAATGAGCTAATCGGTGTGAAAAGGTTTCTGGTGGCTTTGGATGAATTGGGATTGTCTGGATTTGATTTGTCAGACCTAGAACAG GGATCCATGGTGCCTGTGTTGCAGTGTCTCGAGACtctaaaaactcatttttcttATAATGCTGCACGAGAAAATATCCAAAGTTGTTCTAGAAAAAGGTGGGACCAGTCAAATCTAACGTCCTCAGGGGAAAGCGATAGTTGCCTCAAGGATGCTTCAAAATTTCAACACGCCTTTGATGGTTCTGTTGGATCAG ATGGAATCGCATCCGTTGATCATACTGCAATAAAGTCTAATGAACTGTTTCACTTGAAGAATGGATTGCATGTAGATTATTCTGATGCCAACCTTAATGAAGTATTGAAATCAAACAATTTGGAT AGTGTCTCAACTCAATTGCTTTTTAATACAGGAAAAAGGATCCTAAGTGATATATTTGAAAGGAAAAATGGAGATGTACCTCAG GCTCATCGTGCTGCATGCTTGTTGAGGAAAATCCTGCAAGTGATTGAGTTGCGCTTTTCAAATCAAGCTGAAAGCATGAAAAAT CAAAACTATCGTTTCAAGTCTCGTGAGGGAAAGTATCAAACAAGAATAAATGCACTTGAGACCTTGGCAGTAGGAACAACCAAAGAGAATGAg GTTCTTTCATGTTGGGTTCAACAATTGAAG TATGCTTTGCAGGTTGAACAAACTAAATTTGAGGAGAAGAAGAGACTTGAAGAGCAGGATTTTTCTcatttaaagaaagaaaaagttcGTAGTGAAATAGAAATTTCTGCATTGAAGCAAGATTTGGAAATAGCCAAAAGAACACATGAAAAACATGTTTCAGAGTTAGAATTGCTCGCCGCTGAATCTAAAACTGAATATGAAAAAAGGATAGAGGAACTTAAGTTTCATCTTGCAGATGCAAGAAAGCAAGTGAAGGAATTAGAGGCATTTTCAGAATCCAGATTTTTGAATTGGAAGAATAAAGAACATAACTATCAAACTATCGTAAATTTCCAATCTGGAGCTTTCCAG GAGCTGAGAACATCCATGAAGTCTGTCAAAGATGatgtaataaaaacaaaaagaagcTACTTAGAGGAATTCAAGTACTTCG GAATCAAGCTGAAAGGTCTAGCTGAGGCTGCTGAAAATTATCACGTAGTTCTAGCCGAAAATAGGAAATTGTATAATGAAGTTCAAGATTTGAAAG GTAATATAAGGGTCTATTGTCGTATTAGACCATTTCTTCCAGGGCAAAATCAAAGCCATACAACAATTGAGTTTGTTGGCGATGATGGAGAACTAGTTGTTAGCAATCCTCTtaaacaaggaaaagaaaatcgtaaactttttaaatttaacaaGGTTTTTGGTCAAGCAACAAGTCAAG AGGAAGTATTCAAGGACACTCAACCACTGATTCGATCTGTTCTTGATGGGTACAATGTTTGTATATTTGCTTATGGTCAAACTGGCTCAGGAAAGACATATACAATG AGCGGACCTGGCCTATCATCAAAATCAGATTGGGGAGTCAACTATCGGGCACTTTATGATCTTTTCCATATCTCCCAGAGTAGGAGAAGCTCCATTGTTTATGAAGTTGGAGTTCAAATGGTTGAAATTTATAACGAACAAGTTCGTGATTTACTATCAAGCAATGGTCCTCAAAAGAGA CTTGGGATTTGGAATACTGCCCAACCAAATGGGTTGGCTGTTCCTGATGCAAGTATGCATTCTGTAAATTCAATGGCTGATGTCCTTGAGTTGATGAATACTGGGTTGATGAATCGAGCGACTAGTGCAACAGCCTTGAATGAAAGAAGTAGTCGATCACACAG TGTTCTATCTGTTCATGTCCGAGGAACGGATTTGAAGACCAACACACTGTTGCGTGGATGTCTGCATCTTGTAGATCTTGCAGGAAGTGAAAGAGTGGATCGTTCTGAAGCAACTGGAGATAGGCTTAAGGAGGCTCAACATATAAATAAATCGCTATCTGCACTTGGAGATGTGATATTTGCTCTATCACAAAAGAGTTCACATGTGCCATATAGAAATAGTAAATTGACCCAACTTCTTCAGAGTTCCTTAG GCGGTCAAGCAAAAACCCTTATGTTTGTACAGCTTAATCCTGATGTTGCTTCGTATTCTGAAACTGTAAGCACCTTGAAGTTTGCTGAAAGGGTTTCTGGCGTTGAGTTAGGCGCAGCTCGTAGCAACAAAGAGGGAAGGGATGTGAGAGAACTTATGGAGCag ATGGCATCTCTCAAGGATGTTATTGGAAGGAAGGATGAAGAGATTGAGCAGTTACAGTTGCTCAAAGCAAATCAAAATGGTGCAAAGCATGGCATGATCTCAGTTAGACACGGGTCAACATCTCCAAGGAGACGCTCCATAGGGACTCCTCAAAATAGCACGAGACCAGGAGTAAGGAGCTTTAAAGTCAATGGAAAGGCAGCTTCTGACATGGATAACTGCTCAGAATATAGTGATAAGCATTCTGAAGCTGGTTCTCATCAATCAATGGATGATTTCAGGAACAAGCCTAGTTCCCTTCGGTTGAAATTAGCCAGAGATGATATCAGTCAAAATTTCAATGAGGACACTGACCTATTAAGATTTGGAGATGCAGATTCGGAGGAGAGATTAAGTGACATATCTGATGGTGGTCTTTCAATGGGAACCGAAACCGAAGGTTCAATCAGCAGTATTGTGGAGTATACTCTTTTTCCTGAACTCGAGAAGGCAGCTGAAACGACACCAGGGAAGAACAACAACACAATCATCAACTTTCCAGCTGAAAGCACAGAAAA GCCAATTATGCCATCCAAAATTCCCAAAGCTGCTCAAGTCTCACAAAAAATGCGGACAAGACCTTCTAGGCTATCATTGAGCAAAACCTCCTTGAAGGCTCCTTCAA GTGTTATAAAACCCACTGCCAGTAGCTCTTCTTGCTCGAAGTCACTTAAACGTTGGCAATAG